The following nucleotide sequence is from Diospyros lotus cultivar Yz01 chromosome 3, ASM1463336v1, whole genome shotgun sequence.
AGGCATAGGCATAGCagccaattttattttataaactaCTTTACTACTAACGAGATGTTGCCAACAGCGACTGAGACTGCTTCTCATTGCGAAACCCTCTGGCTTTTGAATCATCCGCAGACCAAACGAATATCCCATTCAGCTGTTGCTGGCTCTTCAGCTTGCTGCAAGCTTTGAAGAATCCATTCTCCGGCGACAACCCACCGCTTCCGTCGCTGATGAAACTGGCCAGCACCTTCCCGCCTTTGTAGTTGGTGCTCTGAGTCTTGAAGTAATCCAGGAACTGAGCCACGGTGGTGCCCTGGTCATAGGCGTAGAACTGGAAGTTGACGTAGTCTATGAGATGGCCGTAGCTCTTCCACAAAGCCAAGTAATGGCTCTGCACTTGGTCATCGTCGAACGGAGCTATGGAGGCGAAGGAGATGACCCCGTTCTGTTTGAGCCTTCCTATCAGCCTTCCTATGCACTCGGAGAAGGTGTTGGGATCGGATTGGAAGTGTTCGTAGTCGATGTCCACGCCGTCCAGATTGTACTCTTTGATGATGTTGGTGAGCGAAGAAACAGCATTGGAAACCCACGAATCGACCGAGGAAGGATTGAAGTAGGCATAGCCATTGCCGACGCTGTCTCCTCCTAAGCTGAGAGCCACTTTGACGTTAGAGTGTCGGGCTTTGATGGAGGAGACCTGAGATGGGCTGAGATTATCGGAGTCCCAGAAAATGTTGAATTGTCCATTGGTGGGAGAgggggaagaagaggaggtggTGTAGTCGATGGCGAAGGCCAGGATGAAGTGGGCTTCCACGTTGGAGTTTACGGGGACGTCCGAGAATTTGACGTCGTTGAACTCTGCTCCTATGTACTCTCTGAAGAGGTTTGAATTGGCCGCTTGGATTGGggcaaagaagaagagaaattgaaCCAGGAAGAACCTCATCATCAACAGCTTGTCAATCTCCATGTAGTAGTATTTGTGTATGGTTGGTTTATTAGGCCAAAGGCAAAGTTGCTTTCTTGTGTTGAAGCCTTAACGAGGAAAGCCATCCTTATAACATCTACTTATATACTATGCCTCTTTTGAACATGAGAGATGATATTagggctggctggctggcttgCCGTGCCGTAATGGCAgctatgatttatttttttatttttttattttttttattttattatgttaagagaagttttattttatttttccattttagaaCCCAATTATGTTTGGACTTGgacatttgttttgttttgttagaTATTGAAAGAgataatattgaatttaaaactaatctttttaattcattttagaTTGTAGGTACGCCTCTTAAATGGTGAAGTGTTTTGGTTGATCATgtgtttaaataattataatttaagacTCACGTTTAACttatattgttattttgaaaaattagaaaaccaaaaaaaaacacaaaaaatatagtTTGATATGTCTAGTTgtgttatatatgtttttagaaaaatttcacTCACTATCACTAAAGTTTAAGAGAATTGCACATGATAATTGTCGACATTCAGAATTGGTCAATTATGATTCATCAACCCGTACTAATAGAATGATCGCAAACACGAGAGGAAGAAAACGATAGCCCAATCAACATACAATACGTGAGAGTTTTTACGTGGTTAGATCAGAATGATATTTAGTCCATGACTGTTTTCTGATAATCTTGATAGAGTAATAGTATGCATTTTTTTCACTCATGTACAATGGTTTTTGACCCCCTATTTACACTGTGAGGTATTTACAATTCATATGAAGTTCAAAGTAGTGGGCCACATTGTGAAAGACAATGTGTTATTATTATCTTCATAAAATCGGGAGAAAAAGTTTCGCATCATCTGAGACTTGGTTTACTACGGATAAGACAAGTGGACATCATCTCCGATTATCCTACTTTATGATTCGTTTTGCAAGCTGATCGGGTCGGCCAGCGAGCTAGGGGCGTTGCTAGGAGCTCGCTTGCTATTGCAATCAAAACTCGTGTTTTAGTAATTATGCGACCTCGCTGAGATGTTTTCGACCTTAGGTCTATTGGATTTTGAGAGATTGGACTCAATCATTGGATTATTCTCAACCCAAAGCAGTTCAGTCAATAGTCCAAAACGATTCAAAAAATGCCCGTAACAATAAgatattggatttttttttaaaatatatatattaataagtATCCTTATATGTTAACACTAGGTTGCATTTTGATCTTTACTATTAATGAACCTccatcaaatattttaaaatgactAAACTATCGTTTTATTTTGAATACCTTTCATCTCTGTGTCAGTTTTGACTTTTGCAAATTCACTGTGGAAAACAATTTCTTTTCTAAAAGTGAAGGCCATCATCAATCGATTTGAAAGTATGTTACAGTGTTGGGGATTCTGATTTCACCATTGGGGTTTTGCACGTCAATTTTTGAGGGTTTTCAATTTTCATGGgctctctctctgtctgtctCTCCGACAAAACCACAATTTCAGTGATGCTAGACACTAAACATAGTTCTTCACCTTTTGTCTCTCCTGGTGATCCAATCGGCGATAGAGTTCAAAGTAGAACCCCATTGCCGATGAGTTCAATggccttttttttgttttaattttgttataatttaaaattaataataaattaaaaacatatttttaaaaatattatacatatttcatctcagaaaaatattatatatttggtttacgtataaagattttgaaatgaattttattgtaatttaaaaaatatttttctgttATTCACTTATTcttgtaatattaaattataaattttctatttcaatcatatatttttgttattagaaAATATACTTACagttactttaataattataattataaccataattaataatttatttatttttaatcataaatagaatttatacatattttatatcttttttaattatataaaataaaagtgtaACCAAATCAATCAAATTACTCACAGTTTTAATTTGAGTTGAGGGGACAAAATGAGGAGTCTAATTGGAGGGaagttcaatatttttaatttttttggtttttcaatttgtttaatttgagCATCTATTGGATTAAATTGGTTTGGTGTTAGAAAAAATTCGATctcttcaatttaatttaagtaattCGATCAATTcagttatattcatatttaactaaaaataatccCCAATTAAATATAGATGTAATTGAATTAATCGAATTACTCAAATTGaatatactaattttttttaaaaaaaaactaaaccaatTTGATCGAATAGATAGTTAAATCAAAtggattgaaaaattaaaaaaaataaaaatattaaacagtTTATGTTATATAACACTAATGTTGCACAAACAGTAACAAACTTAAAATCCCCACTTCAATTATACCTCTCATTTCACCCCCTCAATTAAATCACGTCACGTCTCTCTGAATAATTTAATCGATTTAGTTATCTTATTTGACAAATATGATTAAaaaagatataatatatatataaattctattataattaaaaaattaaataaattataattattaaaatggCTATAACTTTAACTGAAcagattaaaattaataatttatttaaataataatatataataatatttaaaaatatatataattatatccACGCATGCATATGGGGATAATagtgggggggtgggggggggaaGATTTGGTGACGGCGGGGAGGGAGGCCCGCAGGCAACAAATGGTAACGGGCACAACGTATCAATCATCTTGAAGTGTAATAGTAAGGGTGatctttgtaattttcaaaatgtaaGAGATAATTTTACAACTTGGTCAATGTAATATACTTTCTTtatgtaataaataatttattttttattaatctatataatataattttattttatataaattgtaattttgCCTAGTTCAAGttaagagaaaaatttaaatacaaaaaaatatatattatataacactCAATATCATTAAtgcattgtaaatttattttcgtACGTGAATACTGCACATGTCAGGTGGTTCAACCAAAGGCAGGAAGAGCACTGACGACTGGTCGACCATTAATTGTGGCACGCATGGCATGCTGTCTCTTCcatttgtcattttttcaagaaacaaaaatatttggtacaattttgaaaatgaaaacaaaatcaacGAGAGCACACACACGACGACAAGTGCCTCCATGTGCGTCGTTAATGTGCTCCGAGAGACAGACAGAGAGACCATTTAtacaatgttttcaaaaatgcttCATTCGCTTCCTTACACTTCGTGAAATGCATAAAGCCCCGAAGAAGTAACATTGATTCCGGATCTGCCAATTTCTTAGGGAAGATCCATCAgtggaataaaaaaaaagaaagaacgaaaaaaataaaaaaacctgCTACACCTCTGCCAGTTCTACCGTCAAAGCACAATACAAATATGTTTTCCAGTCCAATTTAATTAATCTTCAAGGTCCAAACTAATAAGCCTGGCTGGCTGTTTCAGGAAAGAGGGATTAAAGGGAGTACCTTAATGAAGGCAGGCAGGCAAGCATTTGAATTTATAATGGGCTCGCCCCCATTACATGtctcctttaatttaatgtttttgATCCTCACTCTGCCTTGTGCTTAGCGGGTTTCCGTGCTCCTGATGTTCTAAATCCACTGGTACATCTGCCCACAAACTTGAGAATCTCATCAATTATAATCACTGGGAATGCAACAGCTATCACCAAAAGCCATTCATTCAGGCTAAGCGGCACGATGCCAAAAACTTGAGCAAGGAATGGCACATAGAGGATCAAGAAATGGAGACCAAACGAAACTGACATTGCCACAAGTAGGTAAGGGTTAACCCATGGGGGCATTGTCAGGAGGCTACCGTCTTCGGACAGGGCATTCAGGGAATTGAACATCTCAATGGCGACCAAGACGGAAAGGGAGAGAGTCATCGCTTTTATTTTGCCCGTCTGGAAGTAGTCACAGGGATCCATATCAAACTTGAACACTTGAGACCCCGCTGTGAAAGGTGTAACCGCAAAACCCTCCCAGGAGTGGCACTGACCCCAGTTGGCAAGTTGGGAATAGCTCACAAGACTATGACCATCTCCACTCAAGTCGATACCCAAGAAAGAATCGTGTGTGTACCATATGATAAATATTCCTACAGTCGCAATCCCAACGTAAAATCCAATTACCTGCATGGAAATCAAGGGTTAGCACAACAAACTGAATTTAGGTGTCCTAGAGAACTGGATCTCGAAGAAGAAAGCAGCTAAAGCCATAATAATACCAGATAGCGGAACAAAATCCAAGCACTAATCAACGAGTCATCACTCCTTCGAGGGGGCTTCTTCATAACATCCTTCTCCGGTGGATTAAATCCCAAAGCTGTGGCTGGGGGTCCATCCGTAACTAGGTTGACCCACAGAAGCTGAACAGGAATCAAACCCTCTGGAATACCCAGAGCAGCTGTCAAAAATATGGATGCTACCTCACCAATATTTGAGGAGATCATGTACCTGTGATGATGAAATAAACATCAGGATCATTGTCAAATTCTTATTATTGTCATCTTATCCCCAGTGAAACATTTTCTGTGGTGTGAGGGAAAAGACAAGGGTATTAGCTACCGCCCTCAATAATCATCTAAATTCACATATATAATGGATTCAATTCTCAATTagcaaattatattttatttattggcaATAATAGGTTATTTTCAGAAGGCATCCAGACTGTATGTATTAACCTTTGCCCTATTATCGCTCCAATATAATTCTGAGAACCAAATCttagaaaaggagaaaaaggaaCAATAAAAAGGGCTAAATAGAAAACTTCTTTCTGCTTAAGCAAAGTTTGAAAAACATGGTCAAGTGCACCCTACTTAGGCTATGCTTGGGGAGAGatttagtaatgaaataaaaatgagagGAATGGGAAACACTTCCTCGTTTGGGAGAGAAGGGTAAAGTAATGGGAAATACTTCCTACTGATTTGGGAGAGCCATGaaaatggatgaaatggaacatTATTAAACAACTGTCATTTATACCTTTACAAAATTTGCTCACTAAATTATAAAAGGATGAGATACATGAAAGTGGTGGGGTAGGTTTGTCCTTGCTTATAACACCATTTCCACTCATTCCTTTTCCATCCACATTCCATTCTCCCCCAATTTGGGGGAGGCCAAAAATGTTGACTTGAAGAATGTTGGATGGAAGGGTTCCCATCCAATTCCTTTCCATTCCACTACACACAACCCCTCTCCCAAACAACTAAACCGCATTCCATATTTTACCATTCCATTACATTAGTAAATCTCTCACAAACAACATGGCCTTCGGAAGAAAAGGGAAACAGGCAAAGACCACCTCATCAGTAAAGCACAGAATTACTTCACAAAGCATATCCACATTTGCCAAAAAGAATAAGCAATATATAAAAGAGAATACATGGGGGAGAAACAAATACATAGTGAAAGATTATTGGCAATGTAATGATTCATATCATGCAAGAGAAAATGTGCAACAAAAGAatatcaaaatgaaaatttcttaaAACCATCAAGCCAATAACAAAAGGAATCCAGTAAAAGTTGAAAGCTAAGAATATTGATAGAGAATGCACCTGATAAAAGCCTTCATATTGTTATAAATAGATCTGCCTTCACCTACAGCAGCAACAATTGTATTGAAGTTGTCATCTGCTAAAACCATGTCAGAAGCTTCTTTTGCAACCTAGAAAAGGGCATAAAGGGgataagtaataaaaaaaaggggaaaacaTAGTGATGTTGTAACAGCACCAATTTCAGAATGAGGCAAGATATTTGGAATTGCTCGGTCTGTGGAATGTAAGACCATTACTCTTCAACTTGAAGGCCTTAAATGGAGATGAGACAGAAAGACAAAAAAGATTATGGTAGTAGAGAACTAAAAGATAGATTAATAACTGCACTTAAACCAGGATTTTTCATGCAGATGATTAAGATAGATTTATCTGacataatttatttgagaatacCTAAACCAGGATTTGTGCACGTGCATAGAGCCCCTGACATACTCTTGCAACCATGGTATAGAAGAAGCAAATGATAACTTCACATGATCCTCATGCAAGAAACAATGTATTTCCGGAAGTTTTTTGAGGATTAAAAAGGCCAAATAGcaaaataaagtttaaaaaaattgtttaccATTAAAgatacacaaaataatctaatgcaataaaacatttattttgttagttaaacaTACTCATATTTTTGCATTAAAATGCAGTTCACTAAAACAATggggaaaggaagagaaataCCTCAGTTCCAGCAATGCCCATTGCAATTCCAATATCAGCCAATTTCAAAGCTGGTGCATCATTCACCCCATCCCCAGTCATTGCAACAACTTCACCATCATCTTTAAGTAATCGCACTATTTCCTGTTTATGCCTTGGCTCAGCCCTAGAAAAGAGCAGTCCTTCAGTTTGCCTTAAATGACTTTGGGGGTCACGAAGCTCCATAAACTCCTTCCCTGTTAAGCTTCTAGAACTAATGTCCTCATCTGGTCTAAAAACCCCTATATCACGACATATCGCTTCTGCAGTATTCTTGTTATCTCCTGTAATAACCATTACTCGAATTCCAGCTGCTCTGCAATCCTCAATGGCTTGTCGGACCTCTTTTCGAGGAGGATcctacaatataaataaattaaggcacTTAGAATTTTCTTCAtgcttaacaaaaataataacagagtaacaaaaataaaaatgtcttCGATGAAATGGAAGCAAGATTGCCAACTCACTCTTAGCCCAGCCAAGCCAACAAAAATGAGTTTACTCTCAATCGAAAAATAGTTAGATGGATTAAGTAAAAGCTCATGCGCTGGATGGTCTTCATCACCATTATATGTAGCAAACTCATGGAGGTCTTCCTTATAGGCAAAGCCCAAACAACGCAATGCACTTGAGGACATTTCATCCATGCTTTGTAAAATAGAATCCCTAGAAGTCTGATCCAGTTCTACAATAGAACCATCAAGTAATTGAACAAAGGAGCTTCGTTCCAACACATTTTCTACTGCACCCTGAGACAATGAAGCACCCAGTACGTGAGTCCAGAATGCATCTATAGAACATCCTTGGAGcagaataaaaagaatatagaaaataaaacttCCATTGACTATACCTCCACAGATGGAATTAAGAACAAAGACATTTGAGAAACAAAGTGagagaaatagaaatgaaaCACATTGAGGTCTAATTTCCAAATTTATTATACACAACTGAACCATTGAAAGTAAAATAATGACTAATAACAACTGAAACATTGAAAGTAAAGGGAAGCGAGAGAGATCAGACAAAAGTAACCACACTGGATGGAACATCATAAATTCAGCACACATCAAAACTGCGCATATAGCATAAAGGCTGAAACTAGAAACCAACTGAAAGACCTTCCAATGAATGATACAGAAGCACCCTAGTATAATTAACAATACCATCATGACCTAACATTAAAATTTCCAACCCCCAAAAAATGATCAGATCAATGATAGACACTTTATCTCCTGTGACCAATTTTATTTGACCTATGCCATCAATAAGCTCATTTCAGCCTGATTCTTGGTGTTTCTTGCTGAACTTCAACCagtaatgaaagaaaaagaaagatagtcATATGGCTCTTTATTTTTCTGGGTGGGTCAATTCAGAGGTAAACTTTTTACAAAAACTATTTAGCTCAAGCTTCCCACCTAgtagattaaggcttgtgatagTAGTTGTATTTAACTCAAGCTTGtggaaaacatttttatgaaagtCATAGAAGTCTTTGGCATAGAGCTTGCTGTCCCTGTAGCCATATCTCAGGTGTATCCAAGTAAcagactcttttttttttttccctttaataTCCTTACACTTATTTCcctttttaatatatttcaaaagtGAAACTGTTCTTAATCAACAGACAATTTTGGTTGTAAGGTCATAACACCAATTTCCACTTAGAAATTATAATGCATACATCAGGGTATACAGTAGATATTGCTGAGATAAGTAAGAACCACATAACCTAACTCATTTTAGGGAATAATCACTTGCTAACATAATTATTTCTAATGTAAGTGTTAGAATGTTGTCTCAAGTAGATCCAGATTTTTAAAGCAGTCATACGAGTCGGTTTTATGGGTTTAGTCAGGCGGTTTCTCAGCTTTGTAATTAGTTTTATGTTTGAGGGTAAAATCGGGAATGTCTAATCCTATTTTAAGCCTTAGAGATTATCTCCtattattctataaatagggcagggGTCTAGGCTTATGTCAGGTTGCTCATTTTCTCACAAGTAAGTTCAAGAGTAAAGGCTGTGTGTTCAAGaaatagtctttgtaatcttggagagACTTGTAATCGTGACGCGAGATTGTACTGCTTACATTCTGTATTAAAGAGGCTGCTATCAGGAGGCTTtaagaggctggatgtagggttgtcctaagggcaatccgaaccaggataatctgctgtgttcttcttgtggtttgattttattttctgtcatttacattctgttttcattgtcattcattttgttttctgttatcATTGAAATCCGAGTGTGTGCGCAAGGGTGAGGTTGAGAATTTCGTCCAAGAAATCTAACTCTAAGTGCTCCTAAgttaacaacttggtatcagagccagtaTTTAGGATCAAGAAAGCTCAAGATTCTCATTGTTTAAAGTTTCTGTCATAGGAATAGTGTCAAGAATGTCGGCCACTAGATATGACATTGAAAAGTTTGATGGACAGAACGATTTTAGCCtctggaaaatgaaaatgagagctTTACTAGGGAacttaggattggaagaagcCTTAGACGGTGAATCAAAAATGCCTAAGTCATTCTCAGATGAACAGAAAAAGGAGATTGTCAAGAAAACCTATAATACCTTGATATTGAGTCTAGGGGATAAGGTGTTGCGAGAAGTATCAAAGATGAAAAACGCAGCTGAGATTTGGCTTAAGTTAGAAAGCCTTTATATGACCAAGACCCTATCAAGTCGATTGTATTTAAAGGCTAAGttctttacttttaaaatgaatgaaggACAGAAGCTTCAAGATCATATTGACAGTTTTAATAAGCTGTGCCTAGATCTGGAAAATATAGAAgtaaaatatgatgatgaggacaaGGCATTAGTCTTGTTGCACTCTCTTCCAAAATCATATGAGACCTTTGTAGATATATTAAAGCATGGCAGGGACACCCTAACCCTAGGTGATGTAATAGGGGCATTAAATTCAAAGGAATTGCAACATAGGGTAGATGGGAAGAGCACAGCTGGGGATGTTTTAACAGTCAGATCTAGATCCGATAAAAAGGATTCTAAGCAAAAGGGAAGATCTAGGTCTAAATCCAAGAATGGTAGGAAAACTATAAAGTGTTATAACTGCCATGAGGAGGGGCATAATATTAAGAGAAATTGtcctaagaaaaagaagaattttcTAGATAAACCTAAGACTGAAAATTCCTCATCTATTTGTGAATATGACTATGATAGTGTTGATGCACTTGTAATCTCTGGAAATACAGAAAAATCTGTATGGGTATTAGATTCCGGGTACTCTTTCCACATGTCACCCCATAAGCAATGGTTCttgaattttaaagaaatagaaGGAGGTAAGGTGTTGTTAGGAAATAATCATGAATGTAGGATTAAAGGTATAGGAGATATAAAGATCAAACTGCATGATGATTCTGTCAAAACATTAAATTCTGTAAGATATGTTCCAGAACTGAAAAGAAACCTAATTTCTCTTGGAGAGTTAGATAGAAATGGCTACTCCTATAGAGGAGATGGTGGAGTCCTAAGGGTATCTAGAGGCTCTCTAATATGTATGAGAGCAGTCCTAAATAATGGCATTTATGTTCTGCAAGCCTCCACAGTATGTGGAGAAGTTTCTGCCACTGAATTAAAAGCCTGTGATAAGACAAGGCTTTGGCATTATAGGATAGCCCACATTAGCGAGCAAGGCCTTAAGGAACTATCTAAGCAAGGGATACTAGGGAAACTTACAGATTTAGATAAATGTAAGTCATGCATATTTGGGAAATCAACCAAGGTAAAATTCTCCAAAACTGCCATACATTCATCTAAAGCACCTTTAGATTATATTCATTCTGATTTGTGGGGTCCTGCCCAAACATtaactcatggtggagctagatattttctatcaataatagatgatttttctaggATGATTTGGGTGTATGTTCTTAAGACAAAAGACCACACTTTTTGAAGCCTTTAAAAGCTGGAAAACCATGATAGAAAACCAAAAAGGtagcaaaattaaaatcattaggactgataatggtttGGAATTTTGTAACAAAGAATTCTCTCATCTATGTAAAGAAAATGGGATCCTAAGACATTTGACAGCCCCTGGAGATCCAAAGCAAAATGGTCTTGccgagaggatgaataggacctTGCTAGAAAGGGTTAGATGCATGATTTTTCATGCTATGTTACCCAAATTTTTTGGGGGAGAAGCTGTAAATACAGCAGCCTATATAATAAACCTATCCCCCTCAGCTGCTATAGGTTTTAAGACTCCATATGAAATGTGGACAGGACATAAACCTAGTGTAGATCACTTAAGAGTGTTTGGATGTTTAGCATATGTCCATGTTAAGCAAGGGAAGCTTGAACCAAGGGCTAAAAGATGTATATTCATAGGGTATCCTTCTGGTGTAAAAGGGTACAAATTGTGGAGTCTAGAATCAGGAATTCCTAATACAATAGTATCTAGGGATGTAACTTTTGATGAAAATTCCACTATAAAAGACATAAACTTAGATATATCAAAGGGAAATGAAGGGAAATCTAAAGCTGTGGAAGTTAAACAGCAGTTAGAAACTTCAGAAAATGTCTTAGATAACCCGATGAATTTAAATCCAGAAGAAGAGATGCCAGGGGACTCTCCAGACAGTTCTCTAGGACAGGATTCAGACTATAGTAGAGAGACTGAAGAGCCATCTAGTATAGAAAGTGAGTTAGACCATGAGAGGTATAATGTTGCAAGAGATAGGCAAAGAAGAACTGTAAGGCCTCCAGTTAGGTATGGATATTCGGATCTGGTTTCCTATGCACTTTCAAGTGCAATGGAAGAAGCTGGTGATGAGCCTCTCACTTTTGAAGAGGCCATGCACTCAAAAGACACCAAGAAATGGCAAGCTGCCATGAGATCTGAGATGGAGTCCcttataaaaaatgaaacttgGACTTTAGTAGATAAACCCTTAGGGAAAAGGGTAGTTGGCTGTAAGTGGCTATACAAGATTAAGGAAGGTGCTAGGAAAGAAGATAAgcctaggtataaggctaggttagtgGCTAGGGGCTTTACTCAAGTGCCCGGTATAGACTTTAATGAAGTATTCTCACCAGTTGTAAGGCATACTTCAATAAGGATCTTATTAGCCATAACAGCACACTTAGACTTAATGCTTGATCAAATGGATGTCACAACAGCATTTCTTCATGGAGAGTtggaagaaaatattcttatggAGCAGCCAAAGGGATTTGAGATTAGAGGGAATAGAGAGCAAGTGTGTTTGCTTAGGAAGTCTCTCTATGGATTAAAGCAatcccctaggcaatggtataagaaatttgacacTTTTATGATTGTCCAAGGTTTCAAAAGGAGTGCATATGATAGCTGTGTATATTTCAAACATATGTCTAATGACATATCTATATATCTTCTCCTATATGTAAATGATATGCTGATTGCAAGTCAATCAGCCAtagaaatccaaaatttaaagcTGAGATTAAGGTcagcctttgaaatgaaagaattagGAGAAGCTAGGAAGATATTAGGcatagaaattaagagaaatagacaGCAGCGTCAGCTGAGTTTATCCCAAAAGTCATACCTTAGTAAGCTGATTAGAAAGTTTAATATGCTGGATGCAAAAGAGGTTTCTATCCCCTTTGCACAACACTTTAAACTTTCGCATGAGCAGTCTCCAAACAACGAGTCAAGCATGAAAGAAATGAGTAAGATTCCTTACTCAAATGTAGTGGGCAGTTTAATGTACAGCATGGTCTGTACAAGACCTGATTTGGCTCACTCTATGAGTGTATCTAGTAGATTTATGGCCAAACCAGGGAGAGCTCATTGGGATGCTGTAAAATGGACTGTGAGATATGTAAAAGGAACATTAGATATGTcattggtttatggtggagcaaaGCTAGGAGAAGAACCTTGCATTTTAGGTTTTTCGGATGCTGATTATGCAGCCAATCTAGATAAAAGGAGATCATCAACTGGATATGTTTTCCAGCTATGGAATTCTACCATAAGCTGGAAGACCAACCTGCAGCCTGTGGTGGCTTTATCCACCACTGAGGCAGAATATATTGCTGTCACTGAAGCAATAAAGGAAGGTCTTTGGTTAAAAGGAAATGTGGGTGAACTCCTAGGAAGAAATGTCAAGGTAGAGTTAAGGTGTGATAGCCAAAGCGCAATCCATTTGGCTAAGAATCAATCCcatcatgaaagaaccaaacatattgatgttaggtatcatTTTATTAGGGAGATCCTTGAGAAAGGAGAGGTAAACCTAGTTAAAGTTGCAGGAGAACATAATGCGGCTGATATGTTTACAAAACCAATTCC
It contains:
- the LOC127796256 gene encoding chitinase 2-like; translation: MEIDKLLMMRFFLVQFLFFFAPIQAANSNLFREYIGAEFNDVKFSDVPVNSNVEAHFILAFAIDYTTSSSSPSPTNGQFNIFWDSDNLSPSQVSSIKARHSNVKVALSLGGDSVGNGYAYFNPSSVDSWVSNAVSSLTNIIKEYNLDGVDIDYEHFQSDPNTFSECIGRLIGRLKQNGVISFASIAPFDDDQVQSHYLALWKSYGHLIDYVNFQFYAYDQGTTVAQFLDYFKTQSTNYKGGKVLASFISDGSGGLSPENGFFKACSKLKSQQQLNGIFVWSADDSKARGFRNEKQSQSLLATSR